The following are encoded together in the Chanodichthys erythropterus isolate Z2021 chromosome 16, ASM2448905v1, whole genome shotgun sequence genome:
- the nceh1a gene encoding neutral cholesterol ester hydrolase 1a isoform X2 — MMKLLCGITLLLAVAVAYYIYIPLPRAISEPWKLMVLDATFRGVVSMGDVAHSLGLSHRVHVINSAIINFESLVPVTNQEIQAEDILFDGVHVRVYHPPGREEKLRRAVMFIHGGGWALCAPKLGSYDSLCRQMAADLDAVVVTVDYRMAPDVRFPVQYDECVQAAKHFLRPEVLAQYSVDPERVAVCGDSAGGNLAAAVAQRIGIDNSSSVKFKLQVLIYPVLQALDFNTASYQQNQNVPILYRTLMARFWLEYLDGDLALLHSIIKNKHTAQDQNQNLLSFSRSKLNWTNLLPKRLIKHYKPIFPLTGSPKILKDLPALLDARAAPLLAEDEVLRMTPRAYILTGEHDVLRDDGMMYARRLELAGVSVTNDHYEDGFHGCVTFAFWPCYFSVGIRAVQNYIAWLDEHL, encoded by the exons ATGATGAAGTTGCTTTGCGGTATTACCTTGTTATTAGCAGTTGCTGTTGCCTATTACATCTACATCCCATTGCCTAGGGCAATTTCAGAGCCATGGAAACTGATGGTGTTGGATGCCACATTCCGGGGAGTTGTAAGTATG GGAGATGTTGCTCACTCACTGGGTTTGAGCCATAGAGTCCACGTTATCAACTCCGCCATAATCAATTTTGAGAGTTTGGTGCCCGTCACAAACCAAGAGATCCAGGCTGAAGATATCCTGTTTGATGGGGTCCATGTGCGTGTATACCACCCTCCCGGACGGGAAGAAAAGCTGAGGAGAGCAGTTATGTTTATCCATGGAGGTGGATGGGCCTTGTGTGCTCCAA AGTTGGGGTCATATGACAGTCTCTGCAGACAAATGGCAGCTGATCTGGACGCTGTGGTTGTGACGGTGGA TTATCGCATGGCTCCTGATGTGCGCTTCCCTGTGCAGTATGACGAGTGTGTGCAGGCCGCTAAGCACTTCCTGAGGCCAGAAGTGCTGGCGCAGTACTCGGTCGACCCAGAGCGAGTGGCAGTGTGTGGGGACAGTGCTGGAGGGAACCTGGCCGCTGCAGTGGCTCAGCGG ATTGGAATAGACAACAGTTCTTCTGTGAAATTCAAACTGCAGGTCTTGATATACCCAGTGCTCCAGGCGCTAGACTTCAATACAGCTTCCTATCAGCAGAACCAGAATGTTCCCATCCTGTATCGCACACTAATGGCCCGCTTCTGGTTGGAGTACTTAGACGGCGACCTTGCCCTCCTGCACTCCATTATAAAGAACAAACACACCGCCCAAGACCAAAACCAAAACCTTCTGTCCTTCAGTCGTTCAAAACTAAACTGGACCAATCTCCTCCCCAAACGACTGATAAAACATTATAAGCCTATTTTTCCGCTGACTGGCTCTCCTAAAATCTTAAAGGATTTACCAGCATTACTGGATGCCAGAGCCGCTCCGTTACTGGCGGAGGACGAGGTTTTGCGTATGACACCACGTGCTTATATTCTGACCGGTGAGCATGATGTTTTGAGGGATGATGGGATGATGTATGCCCGCAGGCTTGAGCTGGCAGGGGTCTCTGTCACTAATGACCATTACGAAGATGGTTTCCATGGCTGTGTGACCTTTGCTTTCTGGCCCTGCTACTTCTCTGTGGGAATAAGGGCAGTGCAGAATTATATTGCTTGGCTTGACGAACATTTATAG
- the nceh1a gene encoding neutral cholesterol ester hydrolase 1a isoform X1: MKTTFPRMLYDYPQEVTVTSKKIFVELHNVILSKPLIAPERREERHHSMMKLLCGITLLLAVAVAYYIYIPLPRAISEPWKLMVLDATFRGVVSMGDVAHSLGLSHRVHVINSAIINFESLVPVTNQEIQAEDILFDGVHVRVYHPPGREEKLRRAVMFIHGGGWALCAPKLGSYDSLCRQMAADLDAVVVTVDYRMAPDVRFPVQYDECVQAAKHFLRPEVLAQYSVDPERVAVCGDSAGGNLAAAVAQRIGIDNSSSVKFKLQVLIYPVLQALDFNTASYQQNQNVPILYRTLMARFWLEYLDGDLALLHSIIKNKHTAQDQNQNLLSFSRSKLNWTNLLPKRLIKHYKPIFPLTGSPKILKDLPALLDARAAPLLAEDEVLRMTPRAYILTGEHDVLRDDGMMYARRLELAGVSVTNDHYEDGFHGCVTFAFWPCYFSVGIRAVQNYIAWLDEHL; encoded by the exons ATGAagactacatttcccagaaTGCTATATGATTATCCACAGGAAGTAACAGTAActtcaaaaaaaatctttgtagAATTGCACAATGTCATATTGTCTAAACCCCTGATAGCTCCAGAGAGAAGGGAAGAGAGACATCACTCCATGATGAAGTTGCTTTGCGGTATTACCTTGTTATTAGCAGTTGCTGTTGCCTATTACATCTACATCCCATTGCCTAGGGCAATTTCAGAGCCATGGAAACTGATGGTGTTGGATGCCACATTCCGGGGAGTTGTAAGTATG GGAGATGTTGCTCACTCACTGGGTTTGAGCCATAGAGTCCACGTTATCAACTCCGCCATAATCAATTTTGAGAGTTTGGTGCCCGTCACAAACCAAGAGATCCAGGCTGAAGATATCCTGTTTGATGGGGTCCATGTGCGTGTATACCACCCTCCCGGACGGGAAGAAAAGCTGAGGAGAGCAGTTATGTTTATCCATGGAGGTGGATGGGCCTTGTGTGCTCCAA AGTTGGGGTCATATGACAGTCTCTGCAGACAAATGGCAGCTGATCTGGACGCTGTGGTTGTGACGGTGGA TTATCGCATGGCTCCTGATGTGCGCTTCCCTGTGCAGTATGACGAGTGTGTGCAGGCCGCTAAGCACTTCCTGAGGCCAGAAGTGCTGGCGCAGTACTCGGTCGACCCAGAGCGAGTGGCAGTGTGTGGGGACAGTGCTGGAGGGAACCTGGCCGCTGCAGTGGCTCAGCGG ATTGGAATAGACAACAGTTCTTCTGTGAAATTCAAACTGCAGGTCTTGATATACCCAGTGCTCCAGGCGCTAGACTTCAATACAGCTTCCTATCAGCAGAACCAGAATGTTCCCATCCTGTATCGCACACTAATGGCCCGCTTCTGGTTGGAGTACTTAGACGGCGACCTTGCCCTCCTGCACTCCATTATAAAGAACAAACACACCGCCCAAGACCAAAACCAAAACCTTCTGTCCTTCAGTCGTTCAAAACTAAACTGGACCAATCTCCTCCCCAAACGACTGATAAAACATTATAAGCCTATTTTTCCGCTGACTGGCTCTCCTAAAATCTTAAAGGATTTACCAGCATTACTGGATGCCAGAGCCGCTCCGTTACTGGCGGAGGACGAGGTTTTGCGTATGACACCACGTGCTTATATTCTGACCGGTGAGCATGATGTTTTGAGGGATGATGGGATGATGTATGCCCGCAGGCTTGAGCTGGCAGGGGTCTCTGTCACTAATGACCATTACGAAGATGGTTTCCATGGCTGTGTGACCTTTGCTTTCTGGCCCTGCTACTTCTCTGTGGGAATAAGGGCAGTGCAGAATTATATTGCTTGGCTTGACGAACATTTATAG